One Rhizophagus irregularis chromosome 5, complete sequence DNA window includes the following coding sequences:
- a CDS encoding uncharacterized protein (SECRETED:cutsite_VQA-NG; SECRETED:prob_0.8636); SECRETED:SignalP(1-21) — MKLQYLLLFALFTIFSLQVQANGDYGDSEQWEHDFPDTCQELFKTKHCNKCQSLMWNHFKNPGQCATAFNFGRDIFEVIKDSGEKPKPYDVTFIKKGLNKYCHEGFHCSQNKVEKIYNNIQKVCKHELSVKLDWSDHPENIKDITSYAAYGTLLTYYTGIPARKALCTKNNHGDFCSFEFIKKLTKWMKKKTNADPKAIITHDLRFVIKGDGKKIRIPKSFFCDPCWRKMAHIYGDYIEDHRLKKSIEKNIWGSSHDLKELYLPHCTYHKRGLGEILKVRSDSKLSERSANPVFGVLSHRMNKFHSLAI, encoded by the exons ATGAAGCTTCAATATCTTCTTCTCTTTGCATTATTCACGATTTTTTCGTTACAAGTTCAAGCTAACGGAGATTATGGTGATTCCGAACAATGGGAACACGATTTTCCTGATACTTGTCAAGAACTTTTCAAGACTAAACATTGTAATAAATGTCAATCGTTAATGTGGAATCATTTCAAAAATCCCGGTCAATGTGCTACTGCTTTCAATTTTGGTCGTGATATTTTTGAAGTTATAAAAGATTCCGGTGAAAAACCAAAACCTTATGACGTTACTTTCATTAAGAAAGgcttaaataaatattgccATGAAGGTTTCCATTGTAGCCAAAATAAAGTTGAgaagatttataataatatacaaaaagtCTGTAAACATGAATTAAGTGTTAAACTTGATTGGAGTGATCAtcctgaaaatattaaagatattaccTCTTACGCTGCTTATGGTACTTTGCTAACTTATTACACTGGAATTCCTGCTCGCAAAGCTCTTTGTACTAAAAACAATCATGGTG ATTTCTGCAGTTTTGAATTCATTAAGAAACTCACTAAATGGATGAAGAAGAAAACAAACGCTGATCCAAAGGCTATTATAACCCATGACCTTAGATTCGTTATCAAAGGAGATGGAAAGAAAATTCGTATTCCAAAATCATTCTTTTGCGATCCATGCTGGAGAAAGATGGCTCACATCTATGGTGATTATATCGAAGATCATAGATTGAAGAAATCTATCGAAAAGAATATTTGGGGATCTTCTCATGACTTAAAAGAATTGTATCTCCCACATTGTACTTATCATAAACGTGGTTTAGgtgaaattttgaaagttaGAAGTGATTCTAAATTAAGCGAACGTAGTGCAAATCCTGTTTTTGGCGTTTTAAGTCATCGCATGAATAAATTTCATTCTTTAGcgatttaa